The following proteins come from a genomic window of Sardina pilchardus chromosome 13, fSarPil1.1, whole genome shotgun sequence:
- the LOC134099272 gene encoding transcription cofactor HES-6-like, translating into MGPSARAPGAEDGSYGIKHDRKTRKPLVEKRRRARFNESLQELRMLLADTELSAKMENAEVLEMTVKQVEQILQSRTQEVSACGEPGERYAAGYILCMHEVHNFLSSCPGLDAMLAAQLLRHLLESMPLHQD; encoded by the exons ATGGGACCCTCGGCTCGTGCCCCCGGTGCAGAGGATGGCAGCTACGGCATCAAGCACGACAGAAAG ACTCGGAAGCCACTGGTGGAGAAAAGAAGACGCGCGCGCTTCAACGAGAGTTTGCAGGAGCTCCGGATGCTGCTCGCGGACACGGAG TTATCAGCAAAGATGGAGAACGCTGAGGTACTAGAGATGACGGTGAAACAGGTGGAACAGATTCTTCAGAGTCGCActcaag aagtttCTG CGTGCGGTGAGCCGGGTGAGCGCTACGCGGCCGGCTACATCCTGTGCATGCACGAGGTGCACAACTTCCTGTCCAGCTGCCCCGGCCTGGACGCCATGCTGGCCGCACAGCTGCTACGCCACCTGCTGGAGAGCATGCCACtacaccaggac